A region from the Gossypium hirsutum isolate 1008001.06 chromosome A08, Gossypium_hirsutum_v2.1, whole genome shotgun sequence genome encodes:
- the LOC107938420 gene encoding uncharacterized protein isoform X3 yields the protein MLQWMGGSRRKVTISRKSTHNRQRQYFEQRKQQEKTTGYEGHADETSIAGRHQKECRSLDILSLLNLSTFSAVGSHCKSGPSTIKYQMPEDPAKIITSSVPPSYSVKIKEAGAPPASYQGELQCPKISFSDHDNHDLNASNDSLDLWNASAENQLSVFDMLINDESEVGSERSLVHEAHVAFSVKGLGKIRPKTPLHSPKQEGRISSDDCSLPWNFSRQLNSLRGSNFVLNDIELQVDAMMQDMDVPLGGSHSQFSVDITDSHGNWKPNLSTFSDDMQLDSHYRNSKCFFSDTDISYNIGREDIWDVSYQDDGFPHEREDEISWKYWPHKIDGNSGDFLDYENGEMPDNAFEGHQMLRKRGVKATNLNSLDPSPKHLSSKVGHDLTTLIWESGRYNPIQTDYDIRDFPAQPGWPFIETEDSKDSMSLLSFSSEESCSSSAVRGETIDSSPPNLMPRQSRRICSTFARTRMKYDLDNDFGKETRCEDRDNLGQPSGKYMRTPVPHKSKATKRASYCLQAGIELSQKWLLEEGCNAVDIDLGFSSSHCTSQANLPSVGSQLWAEDPIGAFPVPELNLDVKSCFNAPKHSESIHCLPFSCFTSEKFAFCQPLNQTNSFDSPVFSNIRAGSIKHVLSPDSGRQGVPLDLFDADQHREIGFLDLSVRGRVNGDDKRKSKSPPANCEQLEFEMENCFGNDLFLSKEPIVMGGSNPNNKEDEFKEAKDETLETKGSLGVKTSPSVKIHEKGESKGYECDVEIPLPCQSGTEQKK from the exons ATGCTGCAGTGGATGGGGGGATCAAGACGGAAAGTCACGATT TCAAGGAAATCTACACACAACAG GCAAAGGCAATACTTTGAACAAAGGAAACAACAAGAAAAGACAACAGGTTATGAGGGCCATGCTGATGAAACTAGCATAGCTGGACGACATCAAAAGGAATGTCGATCTCTGGATATCCTCAGCTTGCTAAACCTCTCAACTTTTTCTGCTGTCG GAAGTCATTGTAAGTCTGGTCCTTCGACAATTAAGTATCAAATGCCAGAGGATCCAGCAAAGATCATTACAAGTTCAGTACCCCCTTCTTATTCTGTTAAAATCAAGGAAGCAG GTGCTCCACCAGCAAGCTATCAAGGAGAGTTACAATGCCCAAA GATTTCATTTAGCGATCATGATAATCATGATTTAAATGCTTCCAATGATAGTTTGGATCTCTGGAATGCATCTGCTGAGAATC AATTATCTGTTTTCGACATGCTTATTAATGATGAATCAGAGGTGGGTTCAGAAAGAAGTCTGGTTCATGAAGCTCATGTTGCATTTTCAGTTAAAG GTTTAGGTAAGATCAGACCAAAGACTCCATTGCACTCACCAAAGCAAGAGGGCAG AATCTCTTCTGATGATTGCTCATTACCGTGGAACTTTTCAAGGCAACTAAACTCATTGAGGGGTTCTAACTTTGTGCTAAATGATATTGAACTACAAGTG GATGCTATGATGCAGGACATGGATGTTCCACTTGGTGGCAGTCATTCGCAGTTCTCAGTCGATATAACTGATTCACATGGCAATTGGAAGCCAAACCTCTCCACTTTCTCTGACGACATGCAACTTGACAGCCATTACAGAAATAGCAAGTGCTTTTTTAGTGACACTGACATTTCCTACAATATAGGAAGGGAAGATATATGGGATG TTAGCTACCAAGATGATGGCTTTCCCCATGAAAGGGAAGATGAAATTTCTTGGAAATACTGGCCACACAAAATAGATGGTAATTCTGGAGATTTTTTGGATTATGAAAATGGTGAGATGCCAGATAATGCTTTTGAAGGGCATCAAATGCTGAGGAAAAG GGGTGTCAAAGCAACAAATTTGAATAGTTTAG ATCCTTCTCCAAAGCATTTATCATCTAAAGTTGGTCATGATTTGACAACTTTAATTTGGGAAAG TGGCAGGTATAACCCAATTCAAACGGATTATGATATAAGAGATTTCCCAGCCCAACCAGGTTGGCCTTTTATTGAGACTGAAGATTCAAAGGATAGCATGAGCTTGCTGAG CTTTAGCAGTGAAGAATCATGCTCTTCTAGTGCAG TTAGGGGTGAAACGATAGACAGTTCACCTCCAAATCTAATGCCTAGGCAGAGCAGAAGAATATGTAGTACATTTGCTAGGACCAGAATGAAGTATGATTTGGACAATGATTTTGGCAAGGAAACACGTTGCGAAGACAGAGATAATCTTGGGCAACCATCTGGCAAATATATGAGGACTCCAGTTCCGCACAAGTCAAAAGCAACCAAGCGTGCAAGCTATTGTCTCCAAGCGGGAATAGAACTATCTCAGAAATGGTTGCTTGAGGAAGGATGCAATGCAGTTGATATAGATTTGGGTTTCAGTTCTTCCCATTGCACCTCACAGGCAAACCTTCCATCTGTAGGATCCCAGCTGTGGGCTGAAGATCCTATTGGTGCTTTTCCTGTTCCTGAACTGAATCTTGATGTCAAATCTTGCTTTAATGCACCTAAGCACAGTGAATCTATTCACTGTTTGCCTTTTAGCTGTTTCACATCTGAGAAGTTTGCTTTTTGCCAACCATTGAATCAAACAAACTCTTTTGATTCTCCTGTATTCTCAAATATCAGGGCTGGATCAATCAAGCATGTCCTATCTCCAGATTCAGGAAGACAAGGTGTTCCTTTGGATTTGTTTGATGCTGATCAACATAGAGAGATTGGATTTCTTGATTTATCAGTACGAGGACGAGTTAATGgagatgataaaagaaaatcaaagtcccCACCAGCCAATTGCGAACAGTTAGAATTTGAAATGGAAAATTGCTTTGGAAATGATTTATTCCTTTCAAAGGAGCCCATAGTAATGGGTGGTTCAAATCCCAATAACAAGGAGGATGAATTCAAGGAAGCAAAAGATGAAACTCTAGAAACAAAGGGAAGCCTTGGTGTGAAAACATCACCATCTGTTAAGATCCATGAGAAAGGAGAGAGCAAAGG ATATGAGTGTGATGTAGAAATTCCACTTCCTTGTCAAAGCGGGACAGAACAGAAG AAATGA
- the LOC107938420 gene encoding uncharacterized protein isoform X1, which translates to MLQWMGGSRRKVTISRKSTHNRQRQYFEQRKQQEKTTGYEGHADETSIAGRHQKECRSLDILSLLNLSTFSAVGSHCKSGPSTIKYQMPEDPAKIITSSVPPSYSVKIKEAGAPPASYQGELQCPKISFSDHDNHDLNASNDSLDLWNASAENQLSVFDMLINDESEVGSERSLVHEAHVAFSVKGLGKIRPKTPLHSPKQEGRISSDDCSLPWNFSRQLNSLRGSNFVLNDIELQVDAMMQDMDVPLGGSHSQFSVDITDSHGNWKPNLSTFSDDMQLDSHYRNSKCFFSDTDISYNIGREDIWDVSYQDDGFPHEREDEISWKYWPHKIDGNSGDFLDYENGEMPDNAFEGHQMLRKRGVKATNLNSLDPSPKHLSSKVGHDLTTLIWESGRYNPIQTDYDIRDFPAQPGWPFIETEDSKDSMSLLSFSSEESCSSSAVRGETIDSSPPNLMPRQSRRICSTFARTRMKYDLDNDFGKETRCEDRDNLGQPSGKYMRTPVPHKSKATKRASYCLQAGIELSQKWLLEEGCNAVDIDLGFSSSHCTSQANLPSVGSQLWAEDPIGAFPVPELNLDVKSCFNAPKHSESIHCLPFSCFTSEKFAFCQPLNQTNSFDSPVFSNIRAGSIKHVLSPDSGRQGVPLDLFDADQHREIGFLDLSVRGRVNGDDKRKSKSPPANCEQLEFEMENCFGNDLFLSKEPIVMGGSNPNNKEDEFKEAKDETLETKGSLGVKTSPSVKIHEKGESKGYECDVEIPLPCQSGTEQKSSMQEQK; encoded by the exons ATGCTGCAGTGGATGGGGGGATCAAGACGGAAAGTCACGATT TCAAGGAAATCTACACACAACAG GCAAAGGCAATACTTTGAACAAAGGAAACAACAAGAAAAGACAACAGGTTATGAGGGCCATGCTGATGAAACTAGCATAGCTGGACGACATCAAAAGGAATGTCGATCTCTGGATATCCTCAGCTTGCTAAACCTCTCAACTTTTTCTGCTGTCG GAAGTCATTGTAAGTCTGGTCCTTCGACAATTAAGTATCAAATGCCAGAGGATCCAGCAAAGATCATTACAAGTTCAGTACCCCCTTCTTATTCTGTTAAAATCAAGGAAGCAG GTGCTCCACCAGCAAGCTATCAAGGAGAGTTACAATGCCCAAA GATTTCATTTAGCGATCATGATAATCATGATTTAAATGCTTCCAATGATAGTTTGGATCTCTGGAATGCATCTGCTGAGAATC AATTATCTGTTTTCGACATGCTTATTAATGATGAATCAGAGGTGGGTTCAGAAAGAAGTCTGGTTCATGAAGCTCATGTTGCATTTTCAGTTAAAG GTTTAGGTAAGATCAGACCAAAGACTCCATTGCACTCACCAAAGCAAGAGGGCAG AATCTCTTCTGATGATTGCTCATTACCGTGGAACTTTTCAAGGCAACTAAACTCATTGAGGGGTTCTAACTTTGTGCTAAATGATATTGAACTACAAGTG GATGCTATGATGCAGGACATGGATGTTCCACTTGGTGGCAGTCATTCGCAGTTCTCAGTCGATATAACTGATTCACATGGCAATTGGAAGCCAAACCTCTCCACTTTCTCTGACGACATGCAACTTGACAGCCATTACAGAAATAGCAAGTGCTTTTTTAGTGACACTGACATTTCCTACAATATAGGAAGGGAAGATATATGGGATG TTAGCTACCAAGATGATGGCTTTCCCCATGAAAGGGAAGATGAAATTTCTTGGAAATACTGGCCACACAAAATAGATGGTAATTCTGGAGATTTTTTGGATTATGAAAATGGTGAGATGCCAGATAATGCTTTTGAAGGGCATCAAATGCTGAGGAAAAG GGGTGTCAAAGCAACAAATTTGAATAGTTTAG ATCCTTCTCCAAAGCATTTATCATCTAAAGTTGGTCATGATTTGACAACTTTAATTTGGGAAAG TGGCAGGTATAACCCAATTCAAACGGATTATGATATAAGAGATTTCCCAGCCCAACCAGGTTGGCCTTTTATTGAGACTGAAGATTCAAAGGATAGCATGAGCTTGCTGAG CTTTAGCAGTGAAGAATCATGCTCTTCTAGTGCAG TTAGGGGTGAAACGATAGACAGTTCACCTCCAAATCTAATGCCTAGGCAGAGCAGAAGAATATGTAGTACATTTGCTAGGACCAGAATGAAGTATGATTTGGACAATGATTTTGGCAAGGAAACACGTTGCGAAGACAGAGATAATCTTGGGCAACCATCTGGCAAATATATGAGGACTCCAGTTCCGCACAAGTCAAAAGCAACCAAGCGTGCAAGCTATTGTCTCCAAGCGGGAATAGAACTATCTCAGAAATGGTTGCTTGAGGAAGGATGCAATGCAGTTGATATAGATTTGGGTTTCAGTTCTTCCCATTGCACCTCACAGGCAAACCTTCCATCTGTAGGATCCCAGCTGTGGGCTGAAGATCCTATTGGTGCTTTTCCTGTTCCTGAACTGAATCTTGATGTCAAATCTTGCTTTAATGCACCTAAGCACAGTGAATCTATTCACTGTTTGCCTTTTAGCTGTTTCACATCTGAGAAGTTTGCTTTTTGCCAACCATTGAATCAAACAAACTCTTTTGATTCTCCTGTATTCTCAAATATCAGGGCTGGATCAATCAAGCATGTCCTATCTCCAGATTCAGGAAGACAAGGTGTTCCTTTGGATTTGTTTGATGCTGATCAACATAGAGAGATTGGATTTCTTGATTTATCAGTACGAGGACGAGTTAATGgagatgataaaagaaaatcaaagtcccCACCAGCCAATTGCGAACAGTTAGAATTTGAAATGGAAAATTGCTTTGGAAATGATTTATTCCTTTCAAAGGAGCCCATAGTAATGGGTGGTTCAAATCCCAATAACAAGGAGGATGAATTCAAGGAAGCAAAAGATGAAACTCTAGAAACAAAGGGAAGCCTTGGTGTGAAAACATCACCATCTGTTAAGATCCATGAGAAAGGAGAGAGCAAAGG ATATGAGTGTGATGTAGAAATTCCACTTCCTTGTCAAAGCGGGACAGAACAGAAG AGCTCAATGCAGGAACAGAAATGA
- the LOC107938420 gene encoding uncharacterized protein isoform X2, whose translation MLQWMGGSRRKVTISRKSTHNRQRQYFEQRKQQEKTTGYEGHADETSIAGRHQKECRSLDILSLLNLSTFSAVGSHCKSGPSTIKYQMPEDPAKIITSSVPPSYSVKIKEAGAPPASYQGELQCPKISFSDHDNHDLNASNDSLDLWNASAENQLSVFDMLINDESEVGSERSLVHEAHVAFSVKGLGKIRPKTPLHSPKQEGRISSDDCSLPWNFSRQLNSLRGSNFVLNDIELQVDAMMQDMDVPLGGSHSQFSVDITDSHGNWKPNLSTFSDDMQLDSHYRNSKCFFSDTDISYNIGREDIWDVSYQDDGFPHEREDEISWKYWPHKIDGNSGDFLDYENGEMPDNAFEGHQMLRKRGVKATNLNSLDPSPKHLSSKVGHDLTTLIWESGRYNPIQTDYDIRDFPAQPGWPFIETEDSKDSMSLLSFSSEESCSSSAVRGETIDSSPPNLMPRQSRRICSTFARTRMKYDLDNDFGKETRCEDRDNLGQPSGKYMRTPVPHKSKATKRASYCLQAGIELSQKWLLEEGCNAVDIDLGFSSSHCTSQANLPSVGSQLWAEDPIGAFPVPELNLDVKSCFNAPKHSESIHCLPFSCFTSEKFAFCQPLNQTNSFDSPVFSNIRAGSIKHVLSPDSGRQGVPLDLFDADQHREIGFLDLSVRGRVNGDDKRKSKSPPANCEQLEFEMENCFGNDLFLSKEPIVMGGSNPNNKEDEFKEAKDETLETKGSLGVKTSPSVKIHEKGESKGYECDVEIPLPCQSGTEQKEQK comes from the exons ATGCTGCAGTGGATGGGGGGATCAAGACGGAAAGTCACGATT TCAAGGAAATCTACACACAACAG GCAAAGGCAATACTTTGAACAAAGGAAACAACAAGAAAAGACAACAGGTTATGAGGGCCATGCTGATGAAACTAGCATAGCTGGACGACATCAAAAGGAATGTCGATCTCTGGATATCCTCAGCTTGCTAAACCTCTCAACTTTTTCTGCTGTCG GAAGTCATTGTAAGTCTGGTCCTTCGACAATTAAGTATCAAATGCCAGAGGATCCAGCAAAGATCATTACAAGTTCAGTACCCCCTTCTTATTCTGTTAAAATCAAGGAAGCAG GTGCTCCACCAGCAAGCTATCAAGGAGAGTTACAATGCCCAAA GATTTCATTTAGCGATCATGATAATCATGATTTAAATGCTTCCAATGATAGTTTGGATCTCTGGAATGCATCTGCTGAGAATC AATTATCTGTTTTCGACATGCTTATTAATGATGAATCAGAGGTGGGTTCAGAAAGAAGTCTGGTTCATGAAGCTCATGTTGCATTTTCAGTTAAAG GTTTAGGTAAGATCAGACCAAAGACTCCATTGCACTCACCAAAGCAAGAGGGCAG AATCTCTTCTGATGATTGCTCATTACCGTGGAACTTTTCAAGGCAACTAAACTCATTGAGGGGTTCTAACTTTGTGCTAAATGATATTGAACTACAAGTG GATGCTATGATGCAGGACATGGATGTTCCACTTGGTGGCAGTCATTCGCAGTTCTCAGTCGATATAACTGATTCACATGGCAATTGGAAGCCAAACCTCTCCACTTTCTCTGACGACATGCAACTTGACAGCCATTACAGAAATAGCAAGTGCTTTTTTAGTGACACTGACATTTCCTACAATATAGGAAGGGAAGATATATGGGATG TTAGCTACCAAGATGATGGCTTTCCCCATGAAAGGGAAGATGAAATTTCTTGGAAATACTGGCCACACAAAATAGATGGTAATTCTGGAGATTTTTTGGATTATGAAAATGGTGAGATGCCAGATAATGCTTTTGAAGGGCATCAAATGCTGAGGAAAAG GGGTGTCAAAGCAACAAATTTGAATAGTTTAG ATCCTTCTCCAAAGCATTTATCATCTAAAGTTGGTCATGATTTGACAACTTTAATTTGGGAAAG TGGCAGGTATAACCCAATTCAAACGGATTATGATATAAGAGATTTCCCAGCCCAACCAGGTTGGCCTTTTATTGAGACTGAAGATTCAAAGGATAGCATGAGCTTGCTGAG CTTTAGCAGTGAAGAATCATGCTCTTCTAGTGCAG TTAGGGGTGAAACGATAGACAGTTCACCTCCAAATCTAATGCCTAGGCAGAGCAGAAGAATATGTAGTACATTTGCTAGGACCAGAATGAAGTATGATTTGGACAATGATTTTGGCAAGGAAACACGTTGCGAAGACAGAGATAATCTTGGGCAACCATCTGGCAAATATATGAGGACTCCAGTTCCGCACAAGTCAAAAGCAACCAAGCGTGCAAGCTATTGTCTCCAAGCGGGAATAGAACTATCTCAGAAATGGTTGCTTGAGGAAGGATGCAATGCAGTTGATATAGATTTGGGTTTCAGTTCTTCCCATTGCACCTCACAGGCAAACCTTCCATCTGTAGGATCCCAGCTGTGGGCTGAAGATCCTATTGGTGCTTTTCCTGTTCCTGAACTGAATCTTGATGTCAAATCTTGCTTTAATGCACCTAAGCACAGTGAATCTATTCACTGTTTGCCTTTTAGCTGTTTCACATCTGAGAAGTTTGCTTTTTGCCAACCATTGAATCAAACAAACTCTTTTGATTCTCCTGTATTCTCAAATATCAGGGCTGGATCAATCAAGCATGTCCTATCTCCAGATTCAGGAAGACAAGGTGTTCCTTTGGATTTGTTTGATGCTGATCAACATAGAGAGATTGGATTTCTTGATTTATCAGTACGAGGACGAGTTAATGgagatgataaaagaaaatcaaagtcccCACCAGCCAATTGCGAACAGTTAGAATTTGAAATGGAAAATTGCTTTGGAAATGATTTATTCCTTTCAAAGGAGCCCATAGTAATGGGTGGTTCAAATCCCAATAACAAGGAGGATGAATTCAAGGAAGCAAAAGATGAAACTCTAGAAACAAAGGGAAGCCTTGGTGTGAAAACATCACCATCTGTTAAGATCCATGAGAAAGGAGAGAGCAAAGG ATATGAGTGTGATGTAGAAATTCCACTTCCTTGTCAAAGCGGGACAGAACAGAAG GAACAGAAATGA